A single genomic interval of Fimbriimonadaceae bacterium harbors:
- the purQ gene encoding phosphoribosylformylglycinamidine synthase subunit PurQ, whose translation MRVAIPRFPGSNCDQDALWALREDVGVAADYVWHDDHSLAGFDAVFIPGGFSFGDYLRCGAMAGRSPIMDEVARFASEGRPVLGVCNGFQVLCETGLLPGALLLNQSEKFVCRRVHLAAVNRTSLWTAGVDRVLGIPVAHGEGRYVCDEATLKRLQDEDRIAFRYVGPRGESGREHNPNGSVDAIAGVLNARGNVLGLMPHPERATKARLGSTDGLAILRAFAAVGVGG comes from the coding sequence TTGAGGGTCGCCATTCCCCGCTTTCCCGGTTCGAACTGCGACCAGGACGCCCTGTGGGCGCTGCGCGAGGACGTGGGGGTCGCCGCCGACTACGTCTGGCACGACGATCACTCCTTGGCCGGATTCGACGCCGTGTTCATTCCCGGCGGATTCTCGTTCGGGGACTACCTGCGGTGCGGCGCCATGGCGGGGCGGTCGCCGATCATGGACGAGGTGGCGCGCTTCGCCTCGGAGGGCCGCCCGGTGCTGGGCGTCTGCAACGGATTTCAAGTGCTTTGCGAGACGGGGCTGCTGCCCGGCGCGCTCCTTCTGAACCAGAGCGAGAAGTTCGTGTGCCGCCGCGTGCATCTGGCCGCGGTCAACCGCACCAGCCTCTGGACCGCCGGGGTCGATCGCGTCCTCGGGATTCCCGTGGCGCACGGCGAGGGCCGGTACGTGTGCGATGAAGCGACCTTGAAACGGCTCCAAGACGAGGATCGCATCGCGTTCCGCTACGTGGGACCCCGCGGCGAATCCGGTCGGGAACACAACCCCAACGGCAGCGTCGATGCGATCGCGGGAGTTCTCAACGCCCGAGGCAACGTATTAGGGTTGATGCCGCATCCCGAGCGCGCGACGAAGGCGCGTCTGGGATCGACGGATGGGCTGGCGATCCTTCGGGCTTTTGCCGCCGTCGGCGTCGGGGGGTGA
- the purS gene encoding phosphoribosylformylglycinamidine synthase subunit PurS, which produces MTTVRVFVTLKPSLLDSAGRTVAGSLRKLGYDELEEARIGKLIELQLSHYSEARVKEMCDKLLANPVIEDYRFEVVP; this is translated from the coding sequence ATGACGACCGTGCGCGTCTTTGTGACGCTCAAGCCTTCGCTTCTCGACTCCGCGGGGCGCACCGTGGCCGGCTCCCTGCGCAAGCTCGGCTACGACGAGTTGGAGGAGGCGCGGATCGGCAAGCTGATCGAGCTGCAGTTGTCGCATTACTCGGAGGCCCGGGTCAAGGAGATGTGCGACAAGCTGCTCGCGAACCCCGTGATCGAGGATTACCGGTTCGAGGTCGTGCCTTGA
- a CDS encoding Gfo/Idh/MocA family oxidoreductase → MERVRVGLIGCGGIARWHLGLLAGIPEAKVVALCDPDPKQIGLCREQFPALGEVPAFEDHGAMIAAGGLDAVEISTPHTQHLEQMQSAFAAGLHVLCEKPLATNTADARAAIAARDRAGRVGVLGYQRHFQPEFRLIRERVLSGVAGPVQFVSALQCQEWKRLTVGTWRQDPALSGGGQLNDSGSHLLDVLLWATGLEAESVCAFDDSRQTPVDINSTLSVRFKGGALGSVTVVGDAHAWHEDFTVWCGRESYFLREGALTIVSEDGSRREVPPSNTTGNPDANFVDAILGRAEVESPFECGLAVIGLTEAAWRSAAQGGVPVSVA, encoded by the coding sequence ATGGAACGTGTGCGCGTGGGATTGATCGGTTGTGGCGGCATCGCGCGATGGCACCTGGGCCTGCTCGCCGGGATCCCCGAAGCCAAGGTCGTCGCCCTGTGCGATCCCGATCCCAAGCAGATCGGCTTGTGCCGGGAGCAGTTTCCGGCGCTCGGCGAGGTGCCCGCATTCGAGGACCACGGCGCCATGATCGCCGCTGGCGGCCTCGACGCCGTGGAAATCAGCACCCCGCACACACAGCATCTTGAACAAATGCAGAGCGCGTTTGCGGCGGGTCTCCACGTGCTGTGCGAAAAGCCGTTGGCCACCAACACGGCGGACGCGCGCGCCGCCATCGCCGCGCGGGACCGCGCGGGACGGGTCGGCGTGCTCGGCTACCAGCGGCATTTCCAGCCCGAGTTCCGCCTGATCCGGGAGCGCGTGCTCTCGGGAGTGGCGGGCCCGGTCCAGTTCGTGAGCGCGCTCCAGTGCCAGGAGTGGAAGCGGTTGACGGTGGGAACTTGGCGGCAGGACCCCGCTCTTTCGGGGGGAGGCCAGCTCAACGACTCCGGGAGCCACCTGCTGGACGTGCTTCTTTGGGCGACGGGACTCGAGGCCGAGAGCGTCTGTGCGTTCGACGATTCGCGGCAAACGCCGGTGGACATCAACTCGACGCTGAGCGTGCGTTTCAAGGGGGGAGCGCTGGGCAGCGTCACGGTGGTCGGGGACGCCCACGCGTGGCACGAGGATTTCACCGTGTGGTGCGGGCGCGAGTCGTACTTCCTGCGGGAAGGTGCGCTGACGATCGTCTCCGAGGACGGATCGCGACGGGAGGTGCCGCCTTCGAACACGACGGGAAATCCCGACGCGAACTTCGTGGATGCGATTCTCGGGCGCGCCGAGGTGGAGTCGCCCTTCGAGTGCGGCCTTGCGGTGATCGGCTTGACCGAAGCCGCCTGGCGATCGGCCGCCCAGGGCGGGGTTCCCGTTTCGGTGGCCTGA
- a CDS encoding HAD-IA family hydrolase, with translation MRDWLVCFDLGGVLVRINSTWRAAADHAGVEPRCEADRLAALGGFDAFEAFQAGELEEDAYLEALRAHLGLAHASEALRVHESILAEAYPETEPLVARLHALGVRTACLSNTNSIHWRRMALSDEFPAIAALHHKFASQALKLAKPDPRIYRALQQAVSAEPERIVYFEDGPENVEGALRSGWRGYLIDPHADPASQMRRHLTALGVLDPSQST, from the coding sequence ATGCGCGATTGGCTCGTGTGTTTCGATCTCGGAGGCGTGCTCGTGCGCATCAACTCCACATGGAGGGCGGCGGCCGACCATGCCGGCGTCGAACCTCGGTGCGAGGCCGATCGATTGGCCGCGCTCGGCGGATTCGACGCGTTCGAGGCGTTCCAGGCGGGAGAGCTGGAGGAGGACGCCTACCTTGAGGCGCTGCGGGCCCATCTGGGGCTCGCCCATGCGTCCGAAGCGCTGCGCGTGCACGAGAGCATCCTCGCCGAGGCGTATCCCGAAACCGAGCCTCTGGTGGCCCGGTTGCACGCGCTCGGAGTGCGCACGGCTTGCCTGTCCAACACCAACTCCATCCACTGGCGGCGGATGGCGCTGAGCGACGAGTTCCCCGCCATCGCCGCGCTCCATCACAAATTCGCGTCCCAGGCGCTGAAGCTCGCCAAGCCCGACCCGCGCATCTACCGCGCCCTTCAGCAAGCAGTGTCGGCCGAGCCCGAGCGGATCGTCTACTTCGAGGACGGCCCCGAGAACGTCGAGGGGGCGCTTCGGAGCGGGTGGCGCGGGTATCTCATCGACCCCCACGCCGACCCCGCCTCCCAGATGCGCCGCCACCTCACAGCCCTGGGCGTTCTGGACCCGAGCCAAAGCACGTAA
- a CDS encoding bifunctional homocysteine S-methyltransferase/methylenetetrahydrofolate reductase: MRFLEALKRPVLIGDGANGTCLAERGFTRRPYDLANVFAPDLVREVHAEYFLAGADFVETNTFEANRIRLEPTNVDALEVNLAGARLAREAAGPDRLVLGAMGPIGKPMAPIGSVTEEQVFEAMAEQARALEEGGVDAFILETYIDMEELRVAAHAIRSVSKLPVIVSKAYIEDGEMLAEGHPARCAREMASWGVSAVGANCVVGPQRMLDLVRMIVEEVDLPVLAFPTPGMPQLVKGAVTYDTSPQYFAKAAARLVEEGARIVGGCCGTTPEHIRMLRAYLDSAGIKAQPRPRAAIHVAERKPLPDTEPTELAEKLGKKFIVTVEMDLPRGLNVDKVVAGARSLKIRGADLIDISDGARARLRMNPMSVCSIIQNQVGIETMMHFSCRDRNLLAVQADLLGSHAMGVRNILAVTGDPANIGDYPSATSVFDIDAIGLVRILSRLNEGIDLAGYSVGRKCAFTIAAAYNPLALDPEVELDRLHRKADAGAHIVYTQPVFEEADVERALEQCSGLGLPCFVGVLPLRSQRHCEFMHNEVPGIRIPDWLRQRMADVADDAEALEVGIAEAQRLSSTLKSGGAQGLYLMPPFGSPQIAERVMEAVI; this comes from the coding sequence GTGCGTTTCCTCGAGGCCCTGAAGCGGCCGGTGCTCATTGGAGACGGCGCCAACGGCACGTGCCTCGCCGAACGTGGATTTACGCGCCGCCCCTACGATCTCGCCAACGTCTTCGCCCCCGATCTGGTGCGCGAGGTCCACGCGGAGTACTTTCTGGCGGGCGCCGACTTCGTGGAAACGAACACGTTCGAAGCGAACCGCATCCGGCTCGAACCCACAAACGTCGACGCCCTCGAGGTGAACCTCGCCGGAGCCCGGCTCGCCCGCGAGGCGGCGGGGCCGGACCGGCTGGTTCTCGGCGCGATGGGCCCGATCGGCAAGCCGATGGCCCCGATCGGCTCGGTCACCGAGGAGCAGGTGTTCGAGGCCATGGCCGAGCAGGCGCGGGCCCTGGAGGAGGGCGGCGTCGACGCGTTCATCCTCGAAACGTACATCGACATGGAGGAGCTGCGCGTGGCCGCCCACGCGATCCGCTCGGTGTCCAAGCTCCCCGTGATCGTCTCCAAGGCGTACATCGAAGACGGGGAGATGCTGGCCGAAGGGCATCCCGCGCGGTGCGCGCGCGAGATGGCGTCGTGGGGCGTTTCGGCGGTGGGCGCCAACTGCGTCGTGGGGCCGCAGCGCATGCTCGATCTGGTGCGCATGATCGTCGAAGAGGTCGATCTGCCCGTGCTCGCGTTTCCCACGCCCGGCATGCCCCAGCTCGTGAAGGGCGCCGTGACCTACGACACGTCGCCGCAGTATTTCGCGAAGGCCGCCGCACGGCTGGTCGAAGAGGGCGCCCGCATCGTGGGCGGGTGTTGCGGCACCACCCCTGAGCACATTCGGATGCTCCGCGCGTACCTCGATTCGGCGGGGATCAAAGCCCAGCCGCGGCCGCGGGCGGCCATCCACGTCGCCGAGCGCAAACCGCTTCCCGATACCGAGCCGACGGAGTTGGCGGAGAAGCTCGGCAAGAAGTTCATCGTCACCGTGGAGATGGACCTTCCGCGCGGACTCAACGTGGACAAGGTGGTGGCAGGGGCGCGCTCGCTCAAGATCCGGGGCGCCGACCTCATCGACATCTCCGACGGCGCCCGGGCGCGTCTACGCATGAATCCGATGTCCGTGTGCTCGATCATCCAGAACCAGGTTGGAATCGAGACGATGATGCACTTCTCGTGCCGGGACCGCAACCTCCTGGCCGTGCAGGCGGACCTTTTGGGAAGCCACGCGATGGGCGTGCGCAACATCCTCGCCGTGACCGGCGATCCGGCGAACATCGGTGATTATCCAAGCGCCACGAGCGTGTTCGACATCGACGCGATCGGCTTGGTGCGGATCCTCTCCCGGCTCAACGAAGGGATCGACCTCGCGGGGTACAGCGTGGGCCGCAAGTGCGCGTTCACCATCGCGGCGGCATACAACCCGCTTGCGCTCGATCCCGAGGTGGAGCTGGACCGCCTCCACCGCAAAGCCGATGCGGGCGCGCACATCGTGTACACGCAGCCCGTGTTCGAGGAGGCCGACGTGGAACGGGCGCTCGAGCAGTGCTCCGGGCTGGGCTTGCCGTGCTTCGTGGGGGTGCTCCCGCTGCGAAGCCAGCGCCACTGCGAGTTCATGCACAACGAGGTGCCGGGCATCCGCATCCCGGACTGGCTGCGCCAGCGCATGGCGGACGTCGCGGACGATGCGGAGGCCCTCGAGGTCGGCATCGCCGAGGCGCAGCGGCTCTCCTCGACGCTGAAGAGCGGCGGCGCCCAGGGGCTTTATCTGATGCCGCCGTTCGGCAGTCCCCAAATCGCCGAGCGCGTCATGGAGGCCGTGATCTAG
- a CDS encoding metallophosphoesterase yields the protein MKDTRPLVSRRALLRAALLGVGGSSAFMAYADRSSYRLQVERHTLRLPRWDADGFRVVLLSDTHVNSDTAMRRGRRAAEIAVEEKPDLIVFAGDAINTSQAYGLEHIARSFEPLREAKCPCVGVLGNHDYWVQQPAKVVEAVRNSPVRLLQNEIFECDGVTVAGVDDALVGRMRPAFLRERPRSKSTLVLLHEPDFVRELPLDASLQLSGHSHGGQMCLPMGVAVHTPVGARDYIAGFYPSAPVPLYVSRGVGTIGPDLRTFCPPEVSVLTLRSAS from the coding sequence GTGAAGGACACCCGACCGCTGGTTTCTCGGCGCGCTCTGTTGCGCGCGGCGCTGCTCGGCGTCGGCGGCTCCTCCGCGTTCATGGCTTACGCCGACCGTTCCTCCTACCGGTTGCAGGTGGAACGGCACACGCTTCGTCTCCCGCGTTGGGACGCCGACGGCTTCCGCGTCGTGCTGCTGTCCGACACCCACGTGAACTCGGACACGGCGATGCGGCGGGGGCGGCGCGCCGCGGAGATCGCCGTCGAGGAGAAGCCGGACCTCATCGTGTTTGCCGGCGACGCGATCAACACGAGCCAAGCGTACGGGCTGGAGCACATCGCACGGAGCTTCGAGCCGCTGCGGGAGGCCAAGTGCCCGTGCGTGGGGGTGCTCGGCAACCACGACTACTGGGTGCAGCAGCCGGCCAAAGTCGTCGAGGCCGTGCGGAACTCGCCCGTGCGGCTGCTGCAGAACGAGATCTTCGAGTGCGACGGGGTGACCGTGGCGGGCGTGGACGACGCGCTGGTGGGGCGCATGCGCCCCGCGTTCCTTCGGGAGCGGCCGCGCTCCAAGTCGACCCTCGTCCTGTTGCACGAGCCCGACTTCGTGCGCGAGCTGCCGTTGGACGCTTCGCTGCAACTGAGCGGACACAGCCACGGGGGCCAGATGTGCCTTCCCATGGGGGTCGCGGTGCACACCCCGGTCGGGGCGCGCGACTACATCGCGGGCTTCTACCCGTCCGCTCCGGTGCCGTTGTACGTGAGCCGCGGGGTGGGGACGATCGGGCCGGATCTGCGCACATTCTGTCCGCCCGAGGTGAGCGTGCTGACTCTGAGGTCGGCCTCGTGA
- a CDS encoding metallophosphoesterase, with protein sequence MKLRHLLWGLAGASAATLAYGTLVEARRLVLERRTLRLPRWPSRLSGTRIALLADFHLRDERSVELAERAVAMALDEAPDMVVIAGDLIAHWKPDVVAMLGRVLEPMLLMHGSVVAVPGNHEYFGGTPTLLQPVFDELGIRLLRNEAWTHGGIHWVGVDSANAGKADPFSPMAEAFADPGKPAVVVWHEPDMVEWLPHGAALMLAGHSHGGQFTFPWGWTPMHTRHGERYVRGFFPEAPTPLYVTRGVGTTFFPSRLGCAPEVALLTLVET encoded by the coding sequence GTGAAGCTGCGGCACCTTTTGTGGGGCTTGGCCGGCGCGAGCGCCGCGACCCTCGCCTACGGCACGCTGGTCGAGGCGCGCCGGCTCGTGCTGGAGCGGCGCACCTTGCGTTTGCCTCGCTGGCCGTCGCGTTTGAGCGGCACCCGCATCGCCTTGCTGGCGGACTTCCACCTGCGCGACGAGCGTTCGGTGGAGCTGGCCGAACGCGCGGTGGCGATGGCGCTGGACGAGGCGCCCGACATGGTCGTGATCGCGGGCGATCTGATCGCGCACTGGAAGCCGGATGTCGTGGCGATGCTTGGGCGCGTGCTCGAGCCGATGCTCTTGATGCACGGGTCGGTGGTGGCCGTGCCTGGGAACCACGAGTATTTCGGCGGGACGCCCACGCTGTTGCAGCCGGTGTTCGACGAGCTGGGCATCCGCCTGTTGCGCAACGAGGCGTGGACCCACGGGGGGATCCACTGGGTCGGGGTCGATTCGGCCAACGCCGGGAAGGCCGACCCGTTCTCCCCGATGGCCGAGGCGTTCGCCGATCCCGGCAAGCCCGCGGTCGTGGTTTGGCATGAGCCGGACATGGTCGAGTGGCTGCCGCATGGGGCCGCCCTCATGCTGGCGGGGCACAGCCACGGGGGCCAGTTCACTTTTCCATGGGGATGGACGCCGATGCACACGCGCCACGGCGAGCGGTACGTGCGCGGGTTCTTCCCCGAGGCGCCGACGCCGCTCTACGTCACGCGGGGCGTGGGGACGACGTTCTTCCCCTCCCGGTTGGGCTGCGCCCCCGAGGTCGCTCTGTTGACCTTGGTCGAGACGTAG
- a CDS encoding metal ABC transporter substrate-binding protein — protein MKHLLFLSAILLAAAAPAQSPLKVVTTTQDLASIAASVGGNLASVSSLIVGARDPHHIEAKPSYMSRVAGADLFIAVGLELEVGYEQSILSGSRNGRVQIGQLGHLYASDDVPLVGKPTGPVTRAEGDIHPYGNPHYWLDPYNARIIADHIAARMGALRPAGAKTFDANAEAFKRSVDVAMFGAQLVSKFGGDKLWQWEVGGQLASQLAANGAANLVGGWEKKMAPLNGKAIITYHRSWSYFVNRFGIKIVGELEPKPGLDPTPGHVASLLKIASANGVKVILQEPFYHDTEAKFVASRTGAKVVVAPGSVGQDPAARDYVSLINTIVDRLASVYGG, from the coding sequence ATGAAACACCTACTCTTCCTCTCCGCAATCCTCCTTGCCGCCGCCGCGCCCGCCCAGAGCCCGCTCAAGGTCGTCACGACCACCCAGGACCTGGCGTCGATCGCGGCATCCGTCGGCGGCAACCTCGCCAGCGTGAGCTCGCTGATCGTGGGGGCACGGGACCCCCACCACATCGAGGCCAAGCCCAGCTACATGAGCCGGGTGGCCGGTGCCGATCTGTTCATTGCCGTCGGCCTCGAGTTGGAGGTCGGTTACGAGCAGTCGATCCTGTCCGGGAGCCGCAACGGGCGAGTCCAGATCGGCCAGCTCGGGCATCTGTACGCGTCGGACGACGTGCCGCTGGTGGGCAAACCCACCGGGCCGGTGACGCGGGCCGAGGGCGATATCCATCCCTACGGCAATCCGCACTACTGGCTCGACCCGTACAACGCGCGCATCATCGCGGACCACATCGCGGCGCGCATGGGGGCCTTGCGTCCCGCGGGCGCGAAGACGTTCGACGCGAATGCCGAGGCGTTCAAGAGGAGTGTGGACGTCGCGATGTTCGGGGCGCAGCTCGTTTCGAAGTTCGGCGGCGACAAGCTTTGGCAATGGGAAGTGGGCGGGCAGCTTGCCAGCCAGCTCGCCGCGAACGGCGCGGCGAACCTCGTCGGCGGTTGGGAGAAGAAGATGGCGCCGCTGAACGGCAAGGCGATCATCACGTACCACCGGAGTTGGAGCTACTTCGTCAACCGGTTCGGGATCAAGATCGTGGGCGAGCTGGAGCCCAAGCCTGGCCTCGATCCCACGCCCGGACACGTGGCCTCGCTGTTGAAGATCGCTTCCGCCAACGGGGTGAAGGTCATTCTCCAGGAGCCTTTCTATCACGACACCGAGGCGAAGTTCGTGGCGTCGCGGACCGGGGCGAAGGTCGTGGTCGCTCCCGGCAGCGTGGGCCAGGACCCTGCGGCCCGCGATTACGTCTCCCTGATCAACACGATCGTCGATCGTCTGGCCTCGGTGTACGGAGGCTGA
- a CDS encoding metal ABC transporter permease yields the protein MRDYWLLMGPASLASMVMSPVHCLFGLHIVRRGVIFIDLAVAQIAALGMVVAIRQGHDAHSPQAYWWSLGFALAGALAIALTKYRLGRVPHEAMIGIFFVVASAGGIIALENTPHGLEELKDLLAGSILFVDNAHVANTAVIYGTILAVMILFWKATTRISLQTPDAPTGLKAALYDFLFYSLLAFVVASSVKIAGVLVVFTWLVMPAVMAFLWVSSMRAAVLVSLPLAVLVSLGGLWASYRWDWPTGAAMVVVFGAVVALFYVVGLFVPNRAAMNPEDGELAGTQAG from the coding sequence ATGCGCGACTACTGGCTGCTGATGGGTCCGGCGTCGCTGGCGTCGATGGTGATGTCGCCCGTGCACTGCCTCTTCGGGCTGCACATCGTGCGGCGAGGCGTGATCTTCATCGACCTCGCGGTCGCGCAGATCGCGGCGCTCGGCATGGTGGTGGCGATCCGCCAAGGCCACGATGCGCACTCCCCCCAGGCGTACTGGTGGTCGCTCGGCTTCGCGCTCGCCGGGGCCTTGGCGATCGCGCTCACGAAGTACCGCTTGGGGCGGGTGCCGCACGAGGCGATGATCGGGATCTTCTTCGTGGTGGCTTCCGCAGGCGGGATCATCGCGCTCGAGAACACGCCGCACGGGTTGGAGGAGTTGAAGGACCTGTTGGCGGGGAGCATTCTCTTCGTGGACAATGCCCACGTGGCCAACACGGCCGTGATCTACGGGACGATCCTTGCCGTGATGATCTTGTTCTGGAAGGCGACGACGCGCATCTCCTTGCAGACGCCCGACGCGCCGACGGGTTTGAAGGCGGCCTTGTACGACTTCCTCTTTTACTCGCTGCTCGCGTTCGTGGTCGCGTCGTCGGTGAAGATCGCGGGCGTGCTGGTCGTCTTCACGTGGCTGGTCATGCCGGCGGTGATGGCGTTCCTGTGGGTGTCGTCGATGCGGGCCGCGGTGTTGGTCTCGCTGCCTCTGGCCGTGCTGGTTTCGTTGGGGGGTCTGTGGGCCTCCTACAGGTGGGACTGGCCGACGGGTGCGGCGATGGTCGTCGTCTTCGGCGCGGTGGTGGCGCTGTTCTACGTCGTAGGGCTCTTTGTCCCGAACCGCGCGGCGATGAACCCGGAGGATGGCGAGCTCGCAGGGACCCAGGCGGGCTGA
- a CDS encoding diguanylate cyclase: MPNVMRDGQRMESGDGSTDSLLAICNATPDIVITRDLDGRVLFVNQAGREFFGSIEDLPFEPMIRSRYPRWAADLMLDVALPTARENGYWKGESAVLDPQGGEVPMSQVVLAHRGPDGQLLGYSTILRDISEIKRTQNELMESQKLVRDVADSTLDLLYILELPSRRLTYANHQFGEMLGIAPDSEAELSLDYMETIVHPDDAHVLRDRVDLVSVLPDGEVLESELRIRRADGAWRWLNIRTTVFKRNPEGEPCLILNTAHDVTARKRADAEEREMRRVMENALEGMSKLDTSGRYIYANPAYAELCGLKIEELIGRAWSDLVHPVDRGDMVQRYQEMLKTGRVEAECRGQRPDGTIYFKRVVMTATRTPDGDFDGHYCFASDVTDRRGFELQMRQQMQALTEYSLQLETKSAELQDANRRLQSLASNDGLTGIPNHRTLHDRLRREFACRERDGKPISFLLADIDHFKAYNDAFGHPEGDEVLRMVAAILTGSARPLDEVARYGGEEFAVILPGTKLEDALLVAERFRVEIESHAWQKRGITLSIGVAGTEIPGIISPGQLVEAADRALYLAKHNGRNRIECGSPLSKSA, translated from the coding sequence GTGCCCAACGTGATGCGCGACGGACAGAGGATGGAATCGGGAGACGGGTCGACGGACTCGCTGCTCGCCATTTGCAACGCCACGCCCGACATCGTTATCACGCGCGACCTCGACGGACGCGTCCTGTTCGTGAACCAAGCGGGTCGGGAGTTCTTTGGATCCATCGAAGATCTGCCGTTCGAGCCGATGATCCGAAGCCGCTACCCGCGGTGGGCGGCGGACCTCATGCTCGACGTCGCCCTCCCCACGGCCCGTGAAAACGGCTATTGGAAGGGGGAAAGCGCCGTCCTCGACCCCCAGGGAGGCGAGGTGCCGATGTCCCAGGTCGTCCTGGCGCACCGGGGCCCCGACGGCCAGTTGCTGGGCTACTCCACGATCCTTCGCGACATCTCGGAGATCAAGCGAACCCAAAACGAGCTGATGGAGAGCCAGAAGCTGGTCCGCGACGTTGCCGATTCCACCCTCGATCTGCTCTACATCCTCGAGTTGCCCTCGCGCCGCCTCACCTACGCCAACCACCAGTTCGGCGAGATGCTCGGCATCGCACCGGACAGCGAAGCCGAACTCAGCCTGGATTACATGGAGACGATCGTCCATCCCGACGACGCGCACGTGCTGCGGGACCGCGTCGATCTCGTCTCCGTCTTGCCCGACGGCGAAGTGCTCGAAAGCGAACTCCGCATCCGACGCGCCGACGGCGCGTGGCGATGGCTCAACATCCGCACCACCGTCTTCAAACGCAACCCCGAAGGCGAGCCGTGCCTGATCCTCAACACGGCGCACGACGTCACCGCCCGCAAACGGGCCGATGCCGAGGAGCGCGAGATGCGCCGCGTCATGGAGAACGCGCTCGAAGGCATGTCCAAACTCGACACGTCGGGACGCTACATCTACGCCAATCCCGCGTATGCCGAGCTGTGCGGCCTGAAGATCGAGGAGCTGATCGGGCGCGCATGGAGCGACCTGGTGCACCCCGTCGACCGGGGCGACATGGTGCAGCGCTACCAGGAGATGCTCAAAACCGGACGCGTCGAAGCCGAATGCCGAGGACAGCGTCCCGACGGCACCATCTACTTCAAACGCGTCGTGATGACCGCGACCCGAACCCCCGACGGCGACTTCGACGGCCACTACTGCTTCGCGAGCGACGTCACCGACCGCCGAGGCTTCGAACTGCAGATGCGCCAGCAGATGCAGGCGCTCACCGAGTACAGCCTCCAACTGGAGACCAAGAGCGCCGAGCTCCAAGACGCCAACCGTCGCCTTCAGAGCCTCGCGTCGAACGACGGATTGACCGGCATTCCCAACCACCGCACCCTCCACGACCGGCTAAGGCGCGAATTCGCGTGCCGGGAACGCGACGGCAAGCCGATCTCGTTCCTCCTGGCGGACATCGACCACTTCAAAGCCTACAACGACGCGTTCGGCCACCCCGAGGGCGACGAAGTGCTGCGCATGGTCGCCGCGATCCTCACGGGCTCGGCTCGCCCTCTGGACGAAGTCGCCCGCTACGGGGGCGAAGAGTTTGCCGTCATCCTGCCCGGAACGAAGCTCGAAGACGCGCTGCTCGTCGCCGAACGGTTCCGCGTCGAAATCGAGTCCCACGCGTGGCAGAAACGCGGGATCACCCTGAGCATCGGCGTCGCGGGGACGGAGATCCCCGGGATCATCTCGCCCGGCCAACTCGTCGAGGCCGCCGACCGGGCGCTCTACCTGGCCAAACACAACGGCCGGAACCGCATCGAGTGCGGTTCCCCGCTCTCGAAGTCCGCGTAG
- a CDS encoding protein-L-isoaspartate(D-aspartate) O-methyltransferase, with the protein MASRQTSTEAVCARREAMVDRQIWARGIRGAALLRAFREVPREAFVPEEFAAEAYADAPLPIGEGQTISQPYIVALMIEALELHSGARVLEIGTGSGYAAAILSHLAAEVYTVERHGSLATDAAALFEELGYGNVHVLHGDGTLGWPEHAPFDAILVSAGGPEVPPAPLLEQLAEGGRLVVPVGSTRTQELIRLRRCGGRFSREPLGAVRFVPLIGAEGWPEPP; encoded by the coding sequence ATGGCATCGAGGCAGACGTCGACGGAGGCGGTGTGCGCGCGGCGGGAGGCGATGGTCGACCGTCAGATCTGGGCTCGCGGCATACGCGGAGCGGCGTTGTTGCGTGCGTTCCGGGAGGTCCCCCGGGAGGCGTTCGTGCCGGAGGAGTTCGCCGCCGAGGCTTATGCGGACGCGCCGTTGCCGATCGGGGAGGGCCAGACGATTTCGCAGCCCTACATCGTGGCGCTCATGATCGAGGCTCTGGAGTTGCATTCCGGGGCGCGGGTCTTGGAGATCGGCACGGGTTCGGGTTACGCGGCGGCCATTCTGAGCCATCTGGCCGCGGAGGTCTACACCGTGGAGCGGCACGGGAGTCTCGCCACGGATGCGGCGGCGTTGTTCGAGGAGCTGGGGTACGGCAACGTCCACGTCCTTCACGGCGACGGGACGCTCGGTTGGCCCGAGCACGCTCCGTTCGACGCGATCCTGGTGTCCGCAGGCGGTCCCGAAGTGCCGCCCGCGCCGCTTCTCGAGCAGTTGGCGGAAGGGGGGCGGTTGGTGGTGCCGGTGGGTTCCACGCGCACGCAAGAGCTGATCCGGTTGCGGCGTTGCGGCGGCCGCTTCTCGCGCGAGCCGTTGGGTGCGGTCCGGTTTGTGCCGTTGATCGGGGCGGAAGGTTGGCCCGAGCCGCCGTAG